From Camelus bactrianus isolate YW-2024 breed Bactrian camel chromosome 16, ASM4877302v1, whole genome shotgun sequence, the proteins below share one genomic window:
- the LOC105064635 gene encoding LOW QUALITY PROTEIN: olfactory receptor 1D2-like (The sequence of the model RefSeq protein was modified relative to this genomic sequence to represent the inferred CDS: inserted 2 bases in 1 codon), which yields MKNKTISYAGCMTQLYFLVSLVTLNNLLLATIAYNRYVAICRPLYYTMAISPGLCISLLTLCWTLXVFYGLVHTLLMTRVTFCGSRKIHYVFCEMYVLLRLTCSNTQIIHTVLITKGIFIFLTLFGFMLMSYVQIVKAILRIPTATSKYKAFSICASHLAVVSLFYGTLCMVYLKSLHTYPMKDSVATVVYAVVTPMMNPFIYSLRNKDTHGAVRRLFLGKGF from the exons ATGAAGAACAAAACCATCTCCTATGCAGGGTGTATGACACAGCTCTACTTCCTGGTCTCCTTGGTGACCCTGAACAACCTCCTCCTGGCCACAATAGCATATaaccgctatgtggccatctgccgTCCCCTGTACTACACCATGGCCATAAGCCCTGGGCTCTGTATTTCACTCCTCACTTTGTGTTGGACACT TGTCTTCTATGGCCTCGTCCACACCCTCCTCATGACAAGGGTGACCTTCTGTGGGTCCCGGAAGATCCACTATGTTTTCTGTGAGATGTACGTACTGCTAAGGCTCACATGTTCCAATACTCAGATCATTCACACAGTGCTGATTACCAAAGGCATCTTTATCTTCCTCACCCTCTTTGGGTTCATGCTCATGTCTTATGTCCAGATTGTCAAAGCCATCCTCCGGATACCCACAGCCACTAGCAAGTATAAAGCCTTCTCCATCTGTGCCTCCCATTTGGCTGTGGTCTCTCTCTTCTACGGGACACTTTGCATGGTATATCTGAAGTCCCTCCACACCTACCCCATGAAGGACTCAGTGGCCACAGTGGTGTATGCTGTGGTGACCCCCATGATGAACCCTTTCATCTACAGCCTGAGGAACAAGGACACGCATGGGGCTGTGAGAAGACTCTTTCTGGGAAAAGGCTTTTAG